Within the Carassius auratus strain Wakin chromosome 18, ASM336829v1, whole genome shotgun sequence genome, the region GAATTTACATGattttagtagattttttttttttttttttttggtgaatgtaaaaaaaaacagtttatatgtctggttatgtacagtacagattGCAGCTAACTTATTGTTAGAGGGACAATATTTAGGCCATGTTTGAAATGTTTCACCTTCAATACAAAGAACTGAATATAATGTTACATTGTATCAAGGATTCCCGTGTGTTTCGCAAATTGTCTAGTTTACTTCATTCATGAGTTTTCCAGGCTTTTAAACAATTCTTTATATGCAAATTAGTCATAAATTTAGAACACTGTCAAATGTATCACCATATGACATTCATCACAGACTGTTACAATGTAACGCCTTCTTTCTCAACGTTccacacacgcgcacacaaactcaaaacatcaaaacaggtgcgcttttgtttttgtttttacacatttgaaaaaatacccAGTAAATATGATCTGTAAAGATGCAAGAACATTTACCTGCAAAACCCTTCCTGCTTGAGGTATGAGCAGATGATGTTTCCTATGATTTACTGCtccatacagacacacacacacagacacacagacacacacacacgtccacaGGTTTAAACACTGTGTGTTTAATTCCTCATGTTTCATGTTCTCTTTGCTCTGAGTCTGAGGGAGGGGCCTTCACCGCTCACAAActcgtgggtgtgtgtgtgtgtgtgtgtgtgtgtgtgtgtgtggtcgtgtgtgtgtttctgcaacTCATCACAATTAACCAAAAGGGAAACACGGAGCTATCGAGCCACAGAAGTGGCGAAAAACACCGTTTCATGAGGATCGCTGTACAAATAGAACAAGCAGGTAGAATCGCGATTattataaaaatctatttaaaataggCGTGGCTCCCTGAAAGTTGTCTATATACAATTAAATAGtaattattgaattaataataagaataacaaaATATTGTCTACACAGCTACTTAAGTAGGGCGAGTTTATCACGTGACACCTGTTACTTTTTGCAGCGCAGATCACGGTGGATCAAtcaattttaattgattaaattcCGGTGGTGAATTTACATTTGCGTTTCTGTTGCGAATTTTTTTAAACTTGGCAGGAGTCGTGATCTGCAACATCCATAAAAAGACCAGCAACTTATAAACTTTGAAACTaatttaaagtggaaaaaaacGGATTTAGATCAATGAACTAGAATACacctttctgtttccttttttttcatatgaaaagggaaaacaagaaagaaaagttGCAAGAAAGAAGATACAAATTACAAAATCTAAATCAGTGGTCCTCAGCTTGTGTTCCTTCAGGACACAAATCTTACATCttaaatcacagttttaaacTGTTGAACTAAAGTtacaaaatgtctttaaaatacaacaatcaaatgcattaaaatggcTCAAATAGTGGCCCAAACTATTAGTAACAATATAATTATGGATACATTTGTTTCCAAAATACATAAAGTATGTTCAGATGCACATCCTTTAACTGTAACAACAAAAAGGAAAGTTTCTTTGTACCCTTTTCAAAAGTCTGTttgtaaaaagtgttttaaaaaatgtagaaGTAATTTTTTCATATACTCTTTTCAGCATTTAGCATTGGTTTTCTCTGCTATTTGGGTGGCAATGCACCACCAACTTTCAATATCGCCAAAAAATAACTTTGGTGTAATAATGTTACTAAGTACCCTAAAACTCACATTCTTCAACCATAAACCGCCACTAACTGTTATGATATAAACTCAAACATTTGCAAAACATCCACATGACAGTCTATAACTGAAGAGAAAAATGTTAATCTTTAAACATGGAGCACGAGATGAAATATAAGAGCTGTCATGTGAGGACTGTACTTTACTCCTCTCACAAACTTCAACACAGTGAGTTTTTGACTGTTGGAAATCTTCTGTTTTGACATACTGTGAACTTCagatttctgttttgtgttttgtgaagttAATCCAGCTGGCCAGCTGTAAAACTCTGATCAAAGAGCAGTTTTTTTCAATGCAGTGGTAATAGCAATCAAGTTGAGTAAAAACACGCTGAACTTCTCATTTCTTCTAGACACCATGGAGCTGAGTATCAGTTCTCTGTTGGCTTTGATTCTCTTCTGGGATTCTCTGTGTGTCGAATCTGAAACTGCAGCACACAGAAACTCTCGAGAGTCGCTGCAGACTGTGATGAGCTCTCAAATAAAGCGTCTGCAGGTCAGACCGGAAAACTGTGTTCATATTCATCCAGGACAAAAGCTGACGCTCCGGTGCCGAAGTGAAGGAGATGAAGGTGAGCAGTACTACAAGACAGCAGTGTCTTTCTACAGCATGCTGGAAGAATATTATCCTATTCCATTTTCTTAACTATATGCtaatttatataatgcattttttttttacattattacatttttcagaATTTATGGAAAATGTATCCAAATTCATAAATAGattacaaaatgcattttatttatttatttatttattttttgctttgttttcttaTGCCTATTTATAGAAGATGATGAAATCAGACTTGTggataattgtgaaaaataaggtatataaaataaatagaaaataaaactataaagtgCATTTATGACCTggtgttattttaaaaacattttgttttacagttatattatttttattctatttgatGATATATTTCTCGATTTTTCTTACCTTTATATATTCAACTTTAATTTCTGTTGaagttttagtaactttgttgtgtgttttggtcttttttttaaaaacagttttagtttagtattttattacatgaagttgaaaataagaaatgttgccttggcatagcttttttatattttatttgattccactgaaacttttttatatacaaaaagtattttcatgaTGTTAAGTGCTTCCCTTCACTGACCCCTTGCTGAAAAACAACCCAGATTTAACTCTATTTTCAGTGTTTTAAGCCGCAGGTAAAACAATTATCAAACAcgtcattccattttattacacagaacttaatttctgaaattatttgctttgttttcttgGTATATATGGTGAACTTGGTTTGTTActgacatctggtgaaaatttcaagtcaacagcacctttagaaatatatttcctGGGAGAAATGGTGAGATGTTCAGTACTTGTTTTACCCGCTGTATTCAGTCGTGACTGTTGTATTCTTGTCTCAGCAGTGCTGGCGCAGTTTTGGCAGACACCTTTCGGTCTGTTTGACAGCTGTAACCACCAACACAAAGACCCAGTGGACACATGCAACGGCACTTTGCAGATTTCAAGAGCCACTTCCAGCCATGACGGACTCTATTACTGTGTCCATCTGGACAAGACGAGTAAAACAATCGTGCCTTACAGAGTTAACGTAGTCTCTCGTCAGAGGAAGACCAGGGAGGCTGGGGTTCACAGCGACACGGTGTCACAAAGCCTTTTCGCGGCGGCTGTGGCATCGTCAGTAATCGTGAGCTTTTTAGTAGCCTTCACACTTGGTGCATGCAGTAGATCCTACGTGATGAAGTGCCTTCAGACAATAAAGGCCCGCATGCCTCATACAAAAGACCACCACGATCACATCAACAGACAAACCACCAGAGCACAAACTGACACGGTGTTCTTCCATAAAAACCAAACCACTGGAGAAGACCAAGCTGTGGACATTGGTTTTGTTGATCGGGAACGCATGGATGTTGACAACGCAGATGCTATCGGAAATGTTATAAATGAGTCTCAGAGTTGTGAAGGGGAAGAACAAACCCCACAGTTGAGATCAGTTAGTCCACATCCCAAGAAGAAGATCCGCGTCATTAAAGTCTACAACTATGATGAAGAAGGGACTCAATACAGCCATATCAAAGACTCAGGGATGGAGGGAGAAGACGAGGTCAGGCCCAAACTGAGGACGAGGTCACTGACGAGACTCACTGCCATCATGAAACAGGCTGAAGCCATTGACATCAACCCAGACAGAGAGTCGACTGACGGCCAGACGGTTCAAGCAGACGCTGCTTCCCATGAGGACAGTGTTTCAGATTCAGCAGGAGACACTGGAGACTTACAAACAAGCTGAGGCACACATTTATTACATAATGGAAGACACCACTGAAGTCTAAACCTACCACTTGCTTTATTAAGTGTACATTTAAATTCAGCtattgatgtgtggtttattaggaggacaatatttggctgaaatacaactaaatattgagaaaatcatctttaatgtTGTCATAATTaagttcttagcgatgcatattactaatcaaaaataaagtttttatatatttatggtaggaaatgtacttcatatcttcatggaacatggtttttatatcctaatgatttttaactcactcatacaatatatttttagccgttgctacaaatataccccagagacttaagtttTTTGCTTTCGTGctccagagacacacacatatatattacatatataagcATCAAATTGTATGCTAAACATGCTTCATATAGGCAACATCACCGTTTCTATCAAAAGTAGTAACTGTGATGcatatatttggaaaatatacataaaaaatgtttggggtcagtaagacttactttgaaagaaatgaatacttttatccagcaaggatgcattaaattgataaaaagtgccagtaaaaacatttacaatgttacagacGGTTTTGATTTCAAAAGAATTATGTTTTTGGACTTTATTTTCATCTgtcaatcctgaaaaataaaacgtaTCAGATTTTCCAGAAGAATATTTGATTGaagataatcagaaatgtttcttaagcagcacatcagtatatcagaatgatttctgaagatcatgtgacactgaagactggagcaattatgctgaaaatacagttgcgcatcacataaataaattacagtttaatatatattcacttaGAAAGCAGCaggtttaaaatgtaacaatatttcagaattttactgtatttttaattaaacaaatgcagcaaTAAGCAgctgttcaaaaacattaacagtCTCACTGGTTCCAAAcgtttgtgcttttgtaaagtaAAGATTTTTATCCATTTAGATTTTAGCTGGAAATTGCTCTAACAGTGctgtaaaaagaagaaaaattgaattacaactgctttatttattttctttctcaaaacactataaacaaagtaaaactttgagagaaaaagaaaaggaaaggaaatgacAAACAGACTGAAAATTCATACAACACTCGCAACAGATCTGCTGCAACAAATTTAATACATAAGAAAAATATTTCCCCTTTCGTCTTGTGATTCCTCTGTGCCCTTTTCTTTTAAAGTAACACTGTAAGAGTCTCTGGGTTGTGATGGGGACATGCTGAAGCAGTCCTCGAGACGTCTGGGTCACACACCgaaaaacaacaaaactctgATGTGCTTGAATCCAGCGTCTGCTTGCGCTataatgcaattctgactttattccaCTCCACAAACTCATCCAGCATCACTGGCcctgaaatcacacacacatccgCAGCCGTTTAACTCAGACGCATCTCATGAGAGAAGATGAGAGGAATCCATCACACTTACAAGCTCCGTCTTCATCATAGTTGCTCAGGTCTGTGTTAACCGTGCGGCTGAACTCCAGGACGTTGCACCACTGGTCTTTATTCACGACTTTATACTTTGATTGCTGAGGAGATGTTTCTGTTAGTCACAGTACTTCAATGAATCTTATTAAACAACATACtcattaattcagtgtgttaaaaTGCATTGTCTACACACACAAGTTCAGTTTGGCTTTATGAGAGTTTGACAGTGTTAGTGTTTCGCTTGCAttttatgacaaaaaatttgAGCAATATAAAGCAGGGCTCTCAAAAATTAAAGCATTCcctgtgcatttttttctttacacagtaaaaatatttaacacagCATTTATTTCTTTCCCTGGCATGCCTTGACTAGTGTTATAGTAGATAATATGAAAAGGGTATCAAGCACGAAAAAATGCAAAAGAGAGGTAAATTcagttataattaattatactgtaatttgaatggctataattaatgcatttaatagagACGCCAAAAGCAGCATTGATAGCCTTCATTAATAATAGGCTGTTTAGTAAAAAGACGCAAACTTTATGTCGTTTCTAAAACAATTCGGAGATTCAATGTGAAATTAGGACAAAATAAACAACAgcatgcaattaatcatgattaattctcgaaaaatgtgcaattaattagttcgtttttttaaataataaaaaaaaaaatctggacttttgtttcatttttaaggCCATAAAATAAGGCTATAACAAAcatgttaattataattttaataggtTGTAAATTTTGGGGCCATTAAACAGCAATCATAATACAGCTTAATGTGATAAACTTCAAATGGTGAtgatttaattcaataaatatgaGTGTTGCACGTTTAAATGCGCTGATGCATGCAGTCacgacatttcaaaataaaagtctcagtATATTTCAAgcttatttaattaaaagtataaCACTTTTTACTGGTTATTATTGGTATTTTAGGTACACAAATGTATCAGGCATTTAATCCAACAGTCAAAAGCGATTTAaagcagacatttaaaaaaaaatgaaaactaattaaaaaagtaTTGCGAAAGCCTTTTTGGTTGTAAAACATCTTTTTGTGTCTTTTCTAAAAATTAATTCTATTGTGCCCCTGAAGGTTTTTATATGTGCTCCAAAATTTTGCTaattgctttcattttattttatttttttcaactaatTTGGAGCAGATATGACAATCTTGCTTTTAGAAAAAGACGACAAACCTCCAGAAACTGGTGGAAAACTGGGAACAGAGGCCACGTCCTTCCGAGGAGAAGTGCCAACATGGATTTTGCAGTGTCCATATCAAGACTGCGCTGATCTTTATcctacataatatataaaaccaGATGAATATGATGGAAAAGCATACACAAGCAGAGAAAAAATTAACTGTAAATGCATCCGAAAAGTAATGTTTATCctaaaaaaggagaaaataagTGCATGTTTGTCATCGTCTCACCCTGGCGAAGTCGAAGGCGTATCTGTAAATGTTCTTGAATAAAACCGGGTCGTTCAGCTGAGAGCGCATGTAATCCAGCTTGCCCTGTAATCTCTCAGTGCAGTCGCAACTGTACACACATCACAGGAGTTTAACAGCAGCACAATAAAAGACTTTCTCATGATGTGAGGCACGAAACCTCTTACTGTAGTGACGTCATCCCTTTCAGCCACTCTTCTTTGGTGAAAAATCCCATATTTGTTGCTTCAAGTGTCCAGGCTAAAACTAACATAACAATCTGAGGGGGTCACAGAAGAACAGTGCATGTTATTTCAATGGTTTTCTCTGATTTCGAAATAGAAGACCGTTCCTAACTTTAGATGCAAGTTGCTAACGTTTTCTGGCTCCACGCAGATGTCCTCACAGAACTTCTCCATGCTCTCCGGGCCGACGATATCATCTGAACCTACACGGATTCAAAACCACGACGATCACCAGATCAGCTCAAGAATCAGGACGagtctgtttcttcatcagaaatgtagcattgcatcagtgtctcatcaatggagtgaatgggtgccgtcagactgagagtccaaacagctgataaaaactggaggaagtgttattatggattattaatgagttaaaatcatcttaatgctggatgtgtttcatcttttgtcttctccagatgttcactgatggactggagtgctgtggattattgggatgtttttatcagactctcactctgacggcacccatccactgcagagcatccattgatgagacactgacgcaatgctatatttctccaaagcTGATGATGAAAAATCATTTGACGTGAGTAATGCGAGTAAGGAAAGTATTGTTTATGTACCTGCATATTCATAAAACCAGGCGAGACATTTCTTGCTAGAGAACTGGTCATCTGTGTTAAGCAGCCGTCCTGGAGTTTGTGTCCGACAGTAACTGGATATTAAAGAGGTGATGACACAGCGACTGATGTATGAAAGAGTGAAAGATGCAGAGAGGAACTCACAAATATTTTTACCTGGTGATTTTGTTCTTTCTGATGCTTGGGTCTTCGGATCCGGAcgactttcttttctttttcacagGCATAACTGAGGTTCAGTTGACTTGGGTTAGTCTTACTGAAGCCGACAGCTGCTTTCCGTCCCGTCCAGTTTAATATTTAAGGGTCAGTGAAGAGAAGGTCAGCATTCAGGTGTACAGACTCTAAACACAAGAAGAAAAACTAATTCATACTTGATGCAGGATACAAACAGAATTCATGCTCAAATTGTCTCTTTTCTTCTTAATGCTTCCTTCTTTACTAaagggagatatatatatatatatatttatatatatatatatatcactatttTTATTTCCAACACAAATCCTGATGACAAtttgacaatatataaataaaaataaatgactacaGCAGCACCGGAGCTTAAAATTCGAGCTAAAGgggttgtatttttattttcttgtttagaAAAAAACTAGAACTATTgcctattatatattatatatacacaatttaaataaataaataaatatatggaatTTTTAAGAATCGAGTCTATACTAAATAAGGTAATGTTCAAagttacagttacatttttaaaataaacaaaagataaaacaaacaaataatacaatttagatGTTTAGCACAAATGTTTCATCTTTGTGATTCAAGTGTTTAATGTCAAAAGCCTAGAAGTCATCTTAACgtgtaaaacaaatacaaatacatttatatgaagagaaaatgtacaaaaactcCAGAAATAAACTCGTAGTTTGAGTAAAATTGAACACAAACACAGGAGTATCTACAACAGCACCTCACCGGCTCATCTAAATAtcaaacataaacatttaataacactctctacaggtatcaaacTCAGTTTAATCAAGTGTGCTCTCATCAAACCTGAAATATCTGCTGATTTCGGTTCGTCCTGGTGAGTTTATTTATCAACAACTTCAGCTTAAAAACCTGCGACTGCTTTGGAGAAACCAACACTTCCGGCTCTCCAGCAGACATAATAAAAGTCACGCCGTTtcaatttcaacatttttattaaatgctatCTTGTGCTGTACGTCACATTGCACAGCAATATTGCTTTAGAGAATTTAGTGCTTATTATATTAACCATGTTCAAAGAAGCATAACAGGCTCTTGTTAATGAGTAGGTTCATTAAAAAAGTCATCTTAGTACATATTGATGACAAATCAAGGTTTAAAACTGGTGAGCAATGTGAAAACTGTTACAGTGAGTAGTTTACATTCCTAATTCAAGGTCTTCAAGCTCTTTCACGAGCTGGGCATCTTTCAGCATATTTTCAAGCTggaaaaaaaggggaaaattaTCATAATATTTATAGAATAATAAATAACTTGTAATCATGCTGATGAGCTTTGCTGTGTTACATGATTCCTTGCATGACTTTGACGGCTGATCC harbors:
- the LOC113118761 gene encoding uncharacterized protein LOC113118761 isoform X1; translated protein: MEHEMKYKSCHVRTVLYSSHKLQHNTMELSISSLLALILFWDSLCVESETAAHRNSRESLQTVMSSQIKRLQVRPENCVHIHPGQKLTLRCRSEGDEAVLAQFWQTPFGLFDSCNHQHKDPVDTCNGTLQISRATSSHDGLYYCVHLDKTSKTIVPYRVNVVSRQRKTREAGVHSDTVSQSLFAAAVASSVIVSFLVAFTLGACSRSYVMKCLQTIKARMPHTKDHHDHINRQTTRAQTDTVFFHKNQTTGEDQAVDIGFVDRERMDVDNADAIGNVINESQSCEGEEQTPQLRSVSPHPKKKIRVIKVYNYDEEGTQYSHIKDSGMEGEDEVRPKLRTRSLTRLTAIMKQAEAIDINPDRESTDGQTVQADAASHEDSVSDSAGDTGDLQTS
- the LOC113118761 gene encoding uncharacterized protein LOC113118761 isoform X2, whose protein sequence is MEHEMKYKSCHVRTVLYSSHKLQHNTMELSISSLLALILFWDSLCVESETAAHRNSRESLQTVMSSQIKRLQVRPENCVHIHPGQKLTLRCRSEGDEVLAQFWQTPFGLFDSCNHQHKDPVDTCNGTLQISRATSSHDGLYYCVHLDKTSKTIVPYRVNVVSRQRKTREAGVHSDTVSQSLFAAAVASSVIVSFLVAFTLGACSRSYVMKCLQTIKARMPHTKDHHDHINRQTTRAQTDTVFFHKNQTTGEDQAVDIGFVDRERMDVDNADAIGNVINESQSCEGEEQTPQLRSVSPHPKKKIRVIKVYNYDEEGTQYSHIKDSGMEGEDEVRPKLRTRSLTRLTAIMKQAEAIDINPDRESTDGQTVQADAASHEDSVSDSAGDTGDLQTS
- the LOC113118080 gene encoding DCN1-like protein 5, whose translation is MPVKKKRKSSGSEDPSIRKNKITSYCRTQTPGRLLNTDDQFSSKKCLAWFYEYAGSDDIVGPESMEKFCEDICVEPENIVMLVLAWTLEATNMGFFTKEEWLKGMTSLHCDCTERLQGKLDYMRSQLNDPVLFKNIYRYAFDFARDKDQRSLDMDTAKSMLALLLGRTWPLFPVFHQFLEQSKYKVVNKDQWCNVLEFSRTVNTDLSNYDEDGAWPVMLDEFVEWNKVRIAL